A DNA window from Pseudorasbora parva isolate DD20220531a chromosome 19, ASM2467924v1, whole genome shotgun sequence contains the following coding sequences:
- the gsdmea gene encoding gasdermin-E: MFERATKKLVQQIDPKGSLIAASSPNDSRYLTPLAVVLKVQKGWFWQQVKYKPTPFTLNHLLNGDEIEPVFIKKESVKYKGTYMNCIAASIEMGMDAVSLNINGQGSSKLCSSLGKLQMEYVDIPKLINDSRGRKLDLNHPLIEQSKNRNKSFTLLKERIVTTCNCSISFTELNKAGCHSMFGGGCVEMFMEKDGKLRFDSETALDIPPNTVMAYDVIEMTIESDGYFDLCLTSRGLEADDTSQNPFPSLSEVDGQQPLIQEGFPLGTLNNALADVQTSFGPLADLSTERRSSILLLLRKILLDRTVLSALVDKSDMLSSGENPCLITSELCGNQSQIMGAFLDLLKCEPLDKNGLSTSTASHSDLSLASELNGSSSKPEERNDCHAAVSHRDRCSSKASKERTELMHAMQMLISALGELTDAGRNLLEPFCTSEGLKSLQDLIIHLTSNNKPLCKDTIPVFLQNDDEFHRAEALFKSCHVLLKKENGTLTSEMTCREGFLPMVLCIAIHGLTSLSGA, encoded by the exons ATGTTTGAGAGAGCGACAAAGAAGCTGGTCCAGCAGATAGATCCTAAGGGTTCTCTGATTGCGGCTTCCAGCCCGAATGATTCCAGATACCTCACGCCACTTGCAGTGGTGCTAAAAGTCCAGAAAGGGTGGTTCTGGCAACAAGTTAAATACAAACCCACACCCTTCACTCTTAATCATCTGCTGAATGGGGACGAAATTGAACCAG TGTTTATAAAGAAGGAGAGTGTAAAATATAAGGGAACATACATGAACTGCATTGCTGCATCTATAGAGATGGGGATGGATGCTGTCAGCCTAAATATAAATGGACAGGGTTCATCAAAACTTTGTTCATCTCTCGGGAAACTTCAGATGGAATACGTGGATATTCCGAAATTAATAAATGACTCCAGAGGAAG GAAATTGGACCTCAATCACCCTTTGATCGAGCAGTCCAAAAACAGGAACAAGAGTTTTACCCTCCTTAAAGAGCGAATCGTCACCACCTGCAACTGCTCCATCTCTTTCACTGAACTAAACAAGGCTGGCTGCCATTCTATGTTTGGAGGGGGTTGTGTTGAG ATGTTCATGGAAAAAGACGGTAAACTGCGTTTTGACTCTGAGACTGCATTAGACATCCCACCGAACACTGTGATGGCTTATGATGTCATTGAAATGACCATCGAAAGTGACGGCTACTTTG ATTTGTGCCTTACGTCTCGTGGGCTAGAAGCAGACGACACTTCCCAGAATCCCTTTCCCAGTTTATCAGAGGTGGATGGTCAACAGCCACTGATCCAAGAAGGTTTCCCACTTGGTACCCTGAACAATG CACTTGCAGATGTTCAGACTAGCTTTGGTCCGCTGGCTGACTTGTCTACTGAAAGGCGTTCCTCCATCCTGCTCCTGTTGAGGAAAATTCTGTTAGACCGAACTGTCTTGTCAGCTTTGGTGGATAAA AGTGATATGTTAAGCAGTGGTGAAAATCCATGCCTTATAACCAGTGAGCTGTGTGGAAATCAGAGCCAGATTATGGGTGCGTTTTTAGACTTGCTGAAGTGTGAACCACTTGACAAAAATGGACTTTCCACATCAACAGCCAGTCACAGCGATCTTTCCCTGGCATCTGAGTTAAATGGATCAAGCAGCAAACCAGAAGAACGGAATGATTGTCACGCGGCCGTATCTCACCGGGACAGATGCTCATCAAAAGCAAGCAAGGAGAGAACGGAGCTTATGCATGCCATGCAAATGCTTATCAGTGCTCTCGGGG AGCTGACGGATGCTGGACGGAACCTGCTAGAACCGTTCTGCACTTCTGAAGGTCTCAAAAGTCTACAGGATTTA ATAATTCATCTGACTTCTAACAACAAGCCACTCTGCAAGGACACCATCCCCGTTTTCCTACAAAATGACGATGAATTCCACAGAGCGGAGGCACTTTTTAAGTCATGTCACGTTTTATTAAAGAAAGAGAATGGCACATTAACCTCAGAAATGACATGCAGAGAGGGATTCCTCCCTATGGTACTGTGCATTGCCATCCATGGCCTTACTTCCCTTAGTGGTGCATGA